The following proteins are co-located in the Komagataeibacter sp. FNDCF1 genome:
- a CDS encoding vitamin B12-dependent ribonucleotide reductase, with translation MTARSHWNGVRMRTVEAAADPDDAPRSVTLPADWDDTAAEALARLTPGHGPVSLPEEAAHWIDDLCMGETSGPAVRPVARALSCLLLMRQAAPAQGLWQGHHDRRPGFVVNLAAFVEADSSFMARDFVAALRLLARTLRTIARHGQHPCNGELPLPDPAGRLGAHLRTAPPPGQEHPVTAGSILLTNLDACLAGLGFDYDSEAGRDAACSIVALATLVAHSGEGADAMPLPPVRSILPGVSQIARSVWQEAAVEADQPAARVETGFSAPGPVDALLGVEACGLAPVFSPLRADGRLATSTLARLACRGLTLETAFAATLAGESVLPLPGAASHQAMHRALSGFVDRAPPRPDVTRDALATRAGLERGVRRPLPARHGGFTQKASVGGHRLFLRTGEYADGALGEISLTPTRESPMVRGLMDTLGQAVSIGLQYGAPLESYVEAFAYTHFGPAGTVEGDPVASYATSMLDYAFRALSDAYLGRRLPDAPHEDMMADSPAPMLPLDLPESGNDDGDDTPPRRRRLRLVG, from the coding sequence ATGACAGCACGAAGCCACTGGAACGGCGTGCGCATGCGGACGGTAGAGGCCGCAGCGGACCCTGACGACGCGCCACGTTCCGTTACCCTGCCCGCCGACTGGGATGATACGGCAGCCGAGGCCCTGGCCCGACTGACCCCCGGCCATGGTCCCGTCAGCCTGCCCGAGGAGGCGGCGCACTGGATAGACGACCTGTGCATGGGGGAAACCTCCGGCCCGGCCGTCCGCCCCGTCGCGCGCGCGCTGTCGTGCCTGCTGCTCATGCGGCAGGCCGCCCCGGCCCAGGGTCTGTGGCAGGGCCACCATGACCGCAGACCCGGCTTCGTGGTCAATCTCGCGGCCTTTGTGGAGGCCGACAGCAGCTTCATGGCCCGCGACTTCGTGGCCGCCCTGCGGCTGCTGGCCCGTACACTGCGCACGATCGCACGGCACGGACAGCACCCGTGCAATGGCGAACTGCCCCTGCCCGACCCCGCGGGCCGGCTGGGCGCGCATCTGCGCACCGCCCCGCCGCCGGGGCAGGAACACCCGGTGACTGCCGGCTCCATCCTGCTGACCAACCTTGATGCCTGCCTGGCCGGGCTGGGCTTCGACTATGACAGCGAGGCCGGGCGCGATGCCGCCTGCAGCATCGTGGCACTGGCCACCCTTGTCGCCCATTCCGGCGAAGGCGCGGACGCCATGCCACTTCCCCCCGTGCGCAGCATCCTGCCCGGTGTCAGCCAGATCGCGCGTAGTGTCTGGCAGGAAGCCGCCGTGGAGGCCGACCAGCCCGCGGCACGGGTCGAGACGGGCTTTTCCGCCCCCGGCCCGGTCGACGCGCTGCTGGGTGTCGAGGCCTGCGGCCTCGCCCCCGTCTTTTCGCCCCTGCGTGCCGATGGCAGGCTTGCCACCAGCACGCTGGCCCGCCTGGCCTGCCGGGGCCTGACGCTGGAGACCGCCTTCGCCGCCACCCTGGCGGGTGAGAGCGTGCTGCCCCTGCCGGGTGCCGCGTCCCACCAGGCCATGCACCGCGCGCTGAGCGGCTTCGTGGACCGCGCGCCCCCGCGTCCCGATGTCACGCGCGACGCGCTGGCCACCCGGGCCGGGCTGGAACGCGGCGTGCGCCGCCCGCTGCCCGCGCGCCATGGCGGCTTTACACAGAAGGCCAGCGTGGGCGGCCACCGATTGTTCCTGCGCACGGGCGAATACGCCGATGGCGCGCTGGGCGAGATCAGCCTGACCCCCACGCGTGAAAGCCCGATGGTACGCGGGCTGATGGACACGCTGGGGCAGGCCGTCAGCATCGGGCTGCAGTATGGCGCGCCGCTGGAAAGCTATGTCGAGGCCTTCGCCTACACCCATTTCGGCCCCGCCGGCACGGTGGAAGGCGACCCGGTTGCATCCTACGCGACATCCATGCTGGACTATGCCTTCCGCGCCCTGTCCGATGCATATCTGGGCCGCAGGCTGCCCGACGCCCCGCACGAGGACATGATGGCCGATAGCCCCGCCCCCATGCTGCCGCTGGACCTGCCCGAGTCCGGCAATGATGATGGCGATGACACCCCCCCGCGGCGGCGCAGGCTGCGGCTGGTCGGCTGA
- a CDS encoding NADH-ubiquinone oxidoreductase subunit NDUFA12 family protein encodes MANLGTRIYTRFRGRLVGRDADGRCYYEARTPNRTGGGEKRHERWVIYHKGEDASAVPPEWWGWLHHMDAAPLPESARQPWQQPWQPNQTGTAGAYHPPGSDLRGGQRASTTSDYEAWYPEG; translated from the coding sequence ATGGCAAATCTAGGCACCCGTATCTATACCCGTTTCAGGGGGCGGCTGGTCGGCAGGGACGCCGATGGCCGGTGTTATTATGAAGCCCGGACCCCCAACCGCACCGGCGGCGGGGAGAAGCGGCATGAGCGCTGGGTCATCTACCACAAGGGCGAGGACGCATCCGCCGTGCCGCCCGAATGGTGGGGCTGGCTGCACCATATGGATGCAGCCCCCCTGCCCGAAAGCGCGCGCCAGCCCTGGCAGCAGCCCTGGCAACCCAACCAGACCGGCACGGCCGGGGCCTATCACCCCCCAGGCAGCGACCTGCGTGGCGGGCAGCGGGCTTCTACCACCAGCGATTATGAGGCATGGTACCCCGAGGGATGA
- the mlaD gene encoding outer membrane lipid asymmetry maintenance protein MlaD, whose protein sequence is MVAAVSGRAGHQPAELIAGFAVLAILAGMLAYAVLDKGRTHESGYRLNAGFAHIDGLSVGSDVRLAGITVGHVVDERVDPKTFAAQVAFTVRPDIRLPDDTAAIITSDSLLGGKYIALSPGGDEKMLAPGGTIGQTQGAISLEQLLSKFIFSVTDTLTKNRQDRAQAPAAPAGDATP, encoded by the coding sequence ATGGTTGCTGCTGTTTCAGGGCGCGCGGGCCACCAGCCGGCGGAACTTATTGCCGGGTTTGCCGTGCTGGCCATACTGGCCGGGATGCTGGCCTATGCCGTGCTGGACAAGGGCCGGACACATGAATCCGGTTACCGGCTGAATGCGGGCTTTGCCCATATCGATGGCCTGTCCGTCGGCTCCGACGTGCGGCTTGCCGGCATTACGGTGGGTCATGTGGTGGATGAACGGGTCGACCCCAAGACATTCGCCGCCCAGGTCGCCTTTACGGTCCGGCCCGATATCAGACTGCCAGATGACACGGCGGCGATCATTACCAGCGACAGCCTGCTGGGGGGCAAGTACATCGCCCTTTCCCCCGGCGGGGATGAAAAGATGCTCGCCCCCGGCGGCACGATCGGCCAGACGCAGGGTGCGATCAGCCTCGAGCAGCTGCTGAGCAAGTTCATCTTCTCCGTAACGGATACATTGACAAAGAACCGGCAGGACAGGGCACAGGCCCCGGCCGCCCCCGCAGGGGACGCCACGCCATGA
- a CDS encoding DUF2155 domain-containing protein: MRRAACRLPGLMLALLPGLAHAAEWLPAPAMYPPDTWQGRSVAVVRVLDKLDAHVQQVEIPVGQDVPYKSLTLHATSCLERPATLSADSAAWLEIHDAHEGMAAFQGWMAIAEPATGVFQNPLYDVQLASCGGDATAPVPPPLAVAAAQPPAPAASDPAAATPPMPDGTVPPAPSRATPGTGGVEGTQALPPAQAPALAPPPASPPLPAPPADPADDGAAPLMLH, encoded by the coding sequence ATGAGGCGGGCCGCATGCCGCCTGCCCGGCCTGATGCTTGCACTGTTGCCCGGCCTGGCCCACGCGGCGGAGTGGCTGCCCGCGCCCGCCATGTACCCGCCCGATACGTGGCAGGGCCGTTCGGTTGCCGTGGTGCGCGTGCTGGACAAGCTGGATGCCCATGTCCAGCAGGTCGAGATTCCGGTGGGCCAGGACGTGCCCTACAAGAGCCTGACGCTGCACGCCACCTCCTGCCTCGAGCGCCCGGCCACGCTGTCGGCCGATAGTGCTGCATGGCTGGAAATCCATGACGCGCATGAAGGCATGGCCGCCTTCCAGGGGTGGATGGCCATTGCCGAACCGGCGACGGGCGTGTTCCAGAACCCGCTTTATGACGTGCAGCTGGCCAGTTGCGGGGGGGATGCGACAGCGCCCGTCCCGCCGCCGCTGGCGGTTGCTGCGGCACAGCCCCCGGCACCGGCTGCGAGCGATCCCGCTGCCGCCACGCCCCCCATGCCCGACGGCACCGTGCCGCCCGCGCCCAGCCGTGCCACCCCCGGCACCGGCGGGGTTGAGGGAACACAGGCGCTTCCCCCCGCGCAGGCGCCAGCGCTCGCGCCACCACCGGCTTCTCCCCCGCTGCCCGCTCCGCCAGCGGACCCTGCGGATGACGGAGCAGCCCCGCTGATGCTGCATTAG
- a CDS encoding IS1182 family transposase — MSRFIPFDRSQPYLLPPDLTSWLPADDMAHFIVAAVERVPMSAFCVPVRTGGKAQYHPRLMLALLIFSYANGLFSSRRIERATYRDIGVRFVAANLHPDHDTIATFRRTNRTAIEAAFAQVLLLARETGLLRLGVVSIDGTKIDADASKYRSLRYDRIRALREQLAVDIAKLMDQAEHADATDRDPQALPEELARRETLKAKLDEACARLEADAKAQAEAARPAYEKKKAAYDAKTGRRGRAPKPPDDEPPPDRQISLTDPDSRLMRRSDAHEFRQAYNAQAVVCAEGSQLIVTTDVVATSADAPSFASTVLSMEHTIGLPKTVLADTGYASGQAVRDLRKKGIDPLVAIGRPCARRPYDFRPPPEDREPRRITEPWRLAMKKKLETTKAGNIYRLRKQTVEPVFGIIKSIMGFRRFSLRGLAKVTTEWTLVALAYNCKRMARLQAA; from the coding sequence ATGAGCCGCTTCATCCCGTTTGACCGATCCCAGCCGTATCTTCTGCCGCCTGATCTGACGTCGTGGCTTCCGGCTGACGATATGGCGCATTTCATTGTCGCAGCTGTTGAGCGGGTTCCGATGAGTGCGTTCTGCGTGCCAGTGCGCACGGGAGGCAAGGCGCAGTATCATCCGCGCCTGATGCTGGCCCTTCTGATCTTCAGCTATGCGAACGGGTTGTTTTCCTCACGCCGGATCGAGCGGGCGACATATCGCGACATCGGGGTACGCTTCGTGGCGGCGAACCTGCATCCGGATCATGATACGATTGCGACCTTCCGCCGGACGAACCGGACAGCCATTGAAGCTGCATTTGCGCAGGTCCTGCTTCTGGCGCGCGAGACGGGTCTGCTGCGTCTGGGTGTCGTATCGATTGACGGCACGAAAATTGATGCCGACGCTTCGAAATACCGTTCCCTGCGCTACGACCGGATCAGGGCACTGCGCGAACAGCTGGCGGTGGATATCGCGAAACTGATGGACCAGGCGGAGCACGCAGATGCCACAGACAGAGATCCGCAGGCCCTGCCAGAAGAGCTTGCCCGACGGGAAACACTGAAAGCGAAGCTGGACGAAGCCTGCGCCCGGCTGGAAGCAGATGCGAAAGCGCAGGCCGAGGCGGCGCGACCGGCATACGAGAAGAAGAAAGCCGCTTATGATGCGAAAACAGGGCGTCGTGGCAGGGCGCCGAAACCGCCGGATGATGAACCGCCACCCGACCGGCAGATCAGTCTGACCGATCCCGACAGCCGCCTCATGCGGCGTTCGGACGCCCACGAGTTCCGGCAGGCTTACAATGCCCAGGCCGTGGTCTGCGCCGAAGGCAGTCAGCTGATCGTGACAACCGACGTTGTCGCCACGTCAGCGGACGCGCCATCCTTTGCCAGCACCGTGCTGTCGATGGAACACACGATCGGTCTCCCAAAGACAGTGCTCGCCGACACCGGTTACGCCAGCGGGCAGGCGGTCCGGGACCTGCGGAAAAAAGGCATCGATCCGCTGGTCGCCATCGGACGGCCCTGCGCCCGCAGGCCTTATGACTTCCGGCCACCTCCTGAAGACAGGGAACCGCGCCGGATCACCGAACCCTGGCGGCTTGCCATGAAGAAAAAACTGGAAACCACAAAAGCCGGAAATATTTACAGACTACGAAAACAGACCGTTGAACCGGTCTTTGGAATTATCAAAAGCATCATGGGCTTCAGAAGATTCAGTCTGCGTGGCCTTGCAAAAGTCACGACTGAATGGACCCTCGTCGCTCTCGCATACAACTGCAAAAGAATGGCACGGCTTCAGGCAGCATAA
- the otsB gene encoding trehalose-phosphatase yields the protein MSKISSLPSLDQLPPPARAAFLLDFDGTLVDIAPTPESVVVAPGLVDTLRRLRDRCGNALAVISGRPIEQIDHFLPGVPYAVAGEHGIAIRHAPGQPIERVPLPPVPQAWLEQADRLAQAHPGMRVERKKAALVLHYRGAPDAGAALRRVADEWVAATDGAFHVQEAKMAWEIRPAGIDKGHAVEVLMQAAPFAGRSPIFVGDDVTDEDGIRMAVHLGGVGFRIPANFPDPASFRGWLARLAQGGNGAWGG from the coding sequence ATGAGCAAGATTTCTTCCCTTCCTTCGCTCGATCAGCTGCCTCCGCCGGCCCGCGCGGCGTTCCTGCTGGATTTTGATGGTACGCTGGTTGATATCGCGCCCACGCCTGAATCCGTGGTTGTCGCCCCCGGCCTGGTCGATACGCTCAGGCGCCTGCGTGACAGGTGCGGCAACGCGCTGGCTGTCATATCGGGTCGGCCGATCGAACAGATCGACCATTTCCTGCCCGGTGTGCCCTATGCGGTGGCGGGCGAGCATGGCATCGCCATCCGCCACGCGCCGGGCCAGCCCATTGAACGCGTGCCCCTGCCCCCCGTGCCCCAGGCCTGGCTGGAACAGGCGGACAGGCTTGCGCAGGCCCATCCCGGCATGCGGGTCGAACGCAAGAAGGCCGCCCTGGTGCTGCACTATCGTGGCGCACCCGATGCAGGTGCGGCGCTGCGCCGGGTCGCGGATGAATGGGTCGCGGCCACCGATGGCGCCTTTCATGTGCAGGAGGCCAAGATGGCATGGGAAATCCGCCCCGCGGGCATAGACAAGGGCCATGCGGTGGAGGTGCTCATGCAGGCGGCACCTTTTGCCGGGCGTTCCCCCATTTTCGTGGGTGATGACGTAACGGACGAGGACGGCATCCGCATGGCGGTGCATCTGGGGGGAGTGGGTTTTCGCATTCCCGCCAATTTTCCTGACCCGGCTTCCTTCCGTGGCTGGCTTGCCCGACTGGCACAGGGGGGCAATGGCGCATGGGGCGGCTGA
- a CDS encoding trehalose-6-phosphate synthase, translating to MGRLIIVSNRVPSPRERSQPAGGLAVGLKDALREGESLWFGWSGKQVQLHGGDPVPRLDRVDNVTYATIDLTPLQYEGFYQNFSNGILWPLFHYRVGLMNYSRTDWETYLAVNAMFARTLLPLLRPDDVIWVHDYHLFPLGQALRDLGVKCRIGFFLHIPFPPWSLVRSLPGADLLLEDMQSYDLVGVQTPEDAENLNHSLEVNGLPARGEAFPIGIDPDEFRAQAEKSMEGEEVERLEGSLRGAKLVLGVDRLDYSKGLPERFRGYEALLARYPEHRGRVTFLQVAPISRGSVEEYRQLRRQLDELTGRINGAYSEFDWTPIRYITRPLPREVLAGFYRRAEAALITPLRDGMNLVAKEYVAAQDPDNPGVLILSHFAGAAPEMDEGILVNPYDPDEIADALHQALTMGLAERRTRWRALEREVSSTTAVSWAADFLHALEAAPVADRS from the coding sequence ATGGGGCGGCTGATCATTGTTTCAAACCGGGTACCCTCCCCGCGTGAGCGCAGCCAGCCCGCCGGCGGCCTGGCCGTTGGCCTGAAGGACGCGCTGCGCGAAGGGGAATCCCTGTGGTTCGGCTGGTCGGGCAAGCAGGTGCAGCTGCATGGCGGTGACCCCGTGCCCCGGCTGGACCGGGTTGACAACGTGACCTACGCCACCATCGACCTGACGCCGCTGCAGTATGAGGGGTTTTACCAGAACTTCTCCAACGGCATCCTGTGGCCGCTGTTCCACTACCGCGTCGGGCTCATGAACTATTCCCGCACGGACTGGGAGACCTATCTGGCGGTCAACGCCATGTTTGCCCGCACGCTGCTGCCGCTGCTGCGCCCCGATGACGTGATCTGGGTGCACGATTACCATCTGTTCCCGCTGGGGCAGGCGCTGCGTGACCTGGGGGTAAAGTGCCGGATCGGCTTCTTCCTGCATATTCCGTTCCCGCCATGGAGCCTGGTGCGCTCCCTGCCGGGGGCCGACCTGCTGCTGGAAGATATGCAGAGCTACGACCTGGTGGGCGTGCAGACCCCGGAAGACGCCGAGAACCTGAACCATTCGCTGGAGGTCAATGGCCTGCCAGCGCGTGGCGAGGCCTTTCCCATCGGCATAGACCCCGATGAATTCCGTGCACAGGCGGAAAAAAGCATGGAGGGCGAGGAGGTCGAGCGGCTGGAAGGCAGCCTGCGTGGCGCCAAGCTGGTGCTGGGCGTGGACCGGCTGGACTATTCCAAGGGCCTGCCCGAGCGCTTCCGGGGGTATGAAGCCCTTCTGGCGCGCTATCCCGAACACCGGGGCAGGGTCACGTTCCTGCAGGTGGCACCCATCTCGCGCGGCAGTGTTGAGGAATACCGCCAGCTGCGCCGCCAGCTTGATGAACTGACCGGGCGGATCAACGGCGCCTATTCCGAATTCGACTGGACCCCCATCCGCTACATCACCCGCCCGCTCCCGCGGGAGGTGCTGGCCGGCTTCTACCGCCGTGCGGAGGCTGCCCTGATCACCCCGCTGCGCGATGGCATGAACCTGGTGGCCAAGGAATATGTGGCAGCCCAGGATCCGGACAACCCGGGTGTGCTGATCCTGTCGCACTTTGCCGGTGCGGCGCCGGAAATGGATGAGGGAATACTGGTCAACCCCTATGACCCGGATGAAATAGCCGATGCCCTGCATCAGGCCCTGACCATGGGACTGGCCGAGCGCCGCACGCGGTGGCGCGCGCTGGAACGTGAAGTCAGCAGTACCACGGCCGTAAGCTGGGCGGCTGACTTCCTGCATGCTCTTGAAGCGGCCCCGGTCGCGGACCGGTCGTAG
- a CDS encoding disulfide bond formation protein B, whose translation MRQAAWLMVLAGAAALAVAWWSEHGLGHVPCGLCLWERWPYRMLLVLGMLAAVLPRDAARGALSLCVPVLVVAAGLGFVHVGVEQGWWPSPLPECRAPTFRGGSFAQRLASMPARPAKPCDAATYLVPGVPLSMAAAGCLYALVLIPFVRRGTRVRTRFRGRGRKSIQG comes from the coding sequence ATGCGACAGGCTGCGTGGTTGATGGTTTTGGCAGGGGCGGCCGCCCTTGCCGTTGCATGGTGGAGCGAGCATGGCCTTGGCCATGTGCCCTGCGGGCTGTGCCTGTGGGAACGATGGCCCTACCGTATGCTGCTGGTGCTTGGCATGCTTGCCGCCGTGCTGCCGCGTGATGCGGCGCGCGGCGCGCTGTCACTATGCGTGCCGGTGCTTGTGGTTGCGGCGGGGCTCGGGTTTGTTCATGTCGGGGTGGAACAGGGATGGTGGCCCAGTCCGCTGCCCGAATGCCGTGCCCCCACGTTCAGGGGTGGCAGTTTCGCGCAGCGTCTGGCGTCCATGCCGGCGCGCCCGGCCAAGCCGTGCGACGCGGCAACCTATCTTGTGCCCGGTGTGCCGCTTTCAATGGCGGCAGCGGGCTGTCTTTACGCGCTCGTGCTGATTCCTTTCGTACGGCGTGGGACGCGGGTCAGGACAAGGTTCCGCGGCCGCGGCCGAAAATCAATCCAAGGATGA
- a CDS encoding DUF1328 domain-containing protein has translation MDLLRWTITFLVLALIAAVFGFGGISDTFAYFGKVLFFIFIVLFILGLIFGRGRGTLS, from the coding sequence ATGGACCTGTTACGCTGGACCATCACATTCCTTGTCCTGGCCCTGATCGCCGCGGTCTTTGGCTTCGGCGGCATCTCTGACACCTTTGCCTATTTTGGCAAGGTCCTGTTCTTCATCTTCATCGTGCTGTTCATCCTTGGATTGATTTTCGGCCGCGGCCGCGGAACCTTGTCCTGA
- a CDS encoding NAD(+) synthase produces MTAGSGTAGFHGLYQHGFARVAACTLPVVLADPMENARRIDEGVRACHEAGAVLAVFPELGLSGYAIDDLRQQDVLLDRVKEAALWLARQTAGLLPLVLVGAPLEWGGALYNCAIALHDGRIVGVIPKSYLPNYREFYEPRQFTAGAGVVGAHVMLGGRAVPFGTDLLFQAHGVPGLVIAAELCEDMWVPQPPAIHAALAGATVIANLSASNITVGKARTRTLLCQSHSARCLCAYVYAAAGEGESTNDVAWDGQASIFENGAILAESERFPTGLVTLMADVDLDLLRQERLRMGTFADNRAHVAGTQWRHVELVLNPPANAPGLKRAVSRFPFVPSDPALLDQDCYEAFTIQVTALRRRVLASRAKTLVIGVSGGLDSTHALLVAARAADECGLGRQAVLGYTMPGFGTSSGTRDNAHELMAALGVQAREIDIRPAARIMLEQMGHPFAAGEAVYDVTFENVQAGLRTDYLFRLANQSGGIVIGTGDLSELALGWCTYGVGDQMAHYNVNAGLPKTLIQHLIRWVMAHEHETARTCTVLDAILSTEISPELVPATAGQAVQSTESLIGPYALHDFTLFYVLRYGFRPSRIAFMALHAWGDAARGDWPPGFPESGRKTYTLAEIRHWLGIFLNRFFGFSQFKRSAMPNGPKVLAGGALSPRGDWRAPSDGNARIWLEELENRVPPG; encoded by the coding sequence ATGACAGCAGGCAGCGGCACGGCTGGTTTCCATGGTTTGTACCAACATGGTTTTGCCCGCGTGGCTGCCTGCACCCTGCCTGTGGTGCTGGCCGACCCGATGGAAAATGCCCGCCGCATTGATGAAGGCGTCCGTGCCTGCCATGAAGCGGGTGCGGTGCTGGCGGTGTTTCCTGAACTTGGCCTGTCCGGTTACGCCATTGACGACCTGCGCCAGCAGGACGTGCTGCTTGACCGGGTGAAGGAGGCGGCGCTGTGGCTTGCCCGCCAGACCGCGGGCCTGCTGCCGCTGGTACTGGTCGGTGCGCCGCTTGAATGGGGGGGCGCGCTGTACAACTGCGCCATCGCCCTGCATGATGGCCGGATCGTGGGGGTCATTCCCAAATCCTACCTGCCCAATTACCGGGAATTCTATGAACCCCGGCAGTTTACCGCCGGTGCCGGGGTGGTGGGCGCCCATGTCATGCTGGGTGGCCGCGCGGTTCCGTTTGGCACCGACCTGCTGTTCCAGGCGCATGGCGTGCCCGGACTGGTGATTGCAGCTGAACTGTGTGAGGACATGTGGGTTCCCCAGCCCCCCGCCATCCATGCCGCGCTTGCCGGTGCCACGGTCATTGCCAACCTGTCCGCCAGCAACATCACGGTAGGCAAGGCGCGCACGCGCACGCTGCTGTGCCAGTCCCATTCCGCGCGGTGCCTGTGTGCCTATGTCTATGCCGCGGCGGGGGAAGGCGAATCCACCAACGACGTGGCGTGGGACGGGCAGGCCTCCATCTTTGAAAACGGTGCGATACTGGCGGAAAGCGAACGCTTTCCCACCGGGCTGGTCACGCTGATGGCCGATGTGGATCTGGACCTGCTGCGGCAGGAACGGCTGCGCATGGGCACTTTTGCCGACAATCGCGCCCATGTTGCCGGAACACAGTGGCGGCATGTCGAACTGGTCCTGAACCCGCCTGCAAACGCGCCGGGGCTGAAGCGCGCCGTCTCCCGCTTTCCGTTCGTGCCAAGCGATCCGGCCCTGCTGGACCAGGACTGCTACGAGGCCTTTACCATACAGGTCACGGCGCTCAGGCGGCGGGTGCTGGCATCACGGGCGAAGACGCTGGTGATAGGTGTGTCGGGCGGGCTGGATTCCACCCATGCCCTGCTGGTCGCGGCCCGTGCGGCGGATGAATGCGGGCTGGGGCGGCAGGCGGTGCTTGGCTATACCATGCCCGGTTTTGGCACCAGCAGCGGCACGCGCGACAATGCGCATGAACTGATGGCGGCCCTGGGCGTGCAGGCACGCGAGATCGACATCCGCCCCGCAGCCCGGATCATGCTGGAGCAGATGGGCCATCCCTTTGCCGCGGGGGAGGCGGTGTACGACGTCACGTTCGAGAACGTGCAGGCAGGGCTGCGCACCGATTACCTGTTCCGCCTGGCCAACCAGTCCGGCGGGATCGTGATCGGCACGGGGGACCTGTCGGAACTGGCGCTGGGGTGGTGTACCTATGGCGTGGGGGACCAGATGGCGCATTACAACGTCAATGCCGGGCTGCCCAAGACGCTGATCCAGCACCTGATCCGCTGGGTCATGGCCCATGAGCACGAGACGGCGCGCACCTGCACGGTGCTTGACGCCATCCTGTCCACCGAGATTTCGCCCGAACTGGTGCCCGCAACGGCAGGGCAGGCGGTGCAGAGCACGGAATCGCTCATCGGGCCGTACGCCCTGCATGATTTCACACTGTTTTACGTGCTGCGTTATGGCTTCCGTCCCTCCAGGATCGCATTCATGGCGCTGCACGCATGGGGGGATGCGGCGCGGGGGGACTGGCCGCCGGGATTTCCCGAAAGCGGCCGGAAAACCTATACGCTGGCGGAAATCCGGCACTGGCTGGGGATTTTCCTCAACCGCTTCTTCGGGTTCAGCCAGTTCAAGCGCTCGGCCATGCCCAACGGGCCAAAGGTGCTGGCCGGTGGCGCGCTCTCGCCGCGTGGCGACTGGCGTGCGCCATCGGATGGCAATGCCCGCATCTGGCTGGAGGAACTGGAAAACCGTGTTCCACCCGGCTGA
- a CDS encoding HU family DNA-binding protein: MSKAFIAAVIQDSIDCTGVAANQAASDLIEAIVKELKREGGFTLPSFGTFTVKKTKARKALNPRTGEPVKVKAGKTVRFKASPNLKKAV, from the coding sequence ATGAGTAAAGCCTTCATTGCAGCCGTTATACAGGACTCGATTGATTGTACCGGTGTTGCTGCCAATCAGGCTGCCAGTGACCTGATCGAGGCGATTGTCAAGGAACTCAAGCGCGAGGGCGGTTTTACCCTGCCGTCGTTTGGCACGTTTACCGTCAAGAAGACCAAGGCCCGCAAGGCGCTCAACCCCCGCACGGGCGAGCCGGTGAAGGTCAAGGCAGGCAAGACGGTACGCTTCAAGGCCAGTCCGAACCTCAAGAAAGCGGTCTGA
- a CDS encoding LUD domain-containing protein: MSARDEILQALRANRPTPENHPLPPVATLGDLDASRERFITSLKILGGDVLEPATPGETLDEAIARRHPDAKIICSNVPEARGTLPVDKIRTPQDAAMIDVTVVRAPFGIAEMGSIFLSEAQLPINSFAHLGQHIVVLLSASELTANMHTAYQQRPEFKSANYGVLMSGPSATADIQGVLIRGAQGVRSLSVWFT, encoded by the coding sequence ATGAGCGCACGCGACGAGATCCTGCAGGCGCTGCGGGCCAACCGCCCCACGCCCGAAAACCATCCGCTGCCGCCAGTCGCAACGCTGGGGGACCTTGATGCCAGCAGGGAACGCTTCATCACCAGCCTGAAGATACTGGGCGGCGACGTGCTGGAACCGGCCACACCGGGCGAGACGCTGGATGAAGCCATTGCGCGCCGTCACCCCGATGCGAAGATCATCTGCTCCAACGTGCCCGAAGCCCGTGGCACGCTGCCGGTGGACAAGATCAGGACACCGCAGGATGCGGCCATGATTGACGTGACCGTGGTGCGCGCGCCCTTCGGCATTGCGGAAATGGGGTCCATTTTCCTGAGCGAGGCCCAGCTGCCGATCAATTCATTCGCGCATCTGGGGCAGCATATCGTGGTGCTGCTCTCGGCCAGTGAACTGACGGCCAACATGCACACCGCCTATCAGCAGCGGCCGGAATTCAAATCGGCCAATTATGGCGTGCTGATGAGCGGCCCCTCCGCCACGGCGGATATCCAGGGCGTGCTGATCCGTGGCGCGCAGGGTGTGCGCTCGCTCTCGGTCTGGTTTACCTGA